Part of the Polyangium spumosum genome is shown below.
CGGCGGGGGCGATCGGGGTGGCGGGGGCGCCGGCGGCGGCGCCGCCGGGGGCGGGCGTCGTCGGGGCGGGCGTGACCGTGGTCGCCGTGGGGGCGGGCTGCTGGTACTGGCCGGGCTGCTGGTACTGGTTCGGGTTGTAGGAGCCCGGCTGCTGGCCCGCGTACTGGTTCTGCTGCTGCGACGGGTCGTTCGGGTCGGGCGTGTCGCTGCCGCCGCAGCCGACGGCGAAGAGGCCCAGCAGGGCCACGGGGACGATCATCGAGAGGCGCATGGTTGGCTCCTTGGAAATCTATGCTGCCGTGGTTCGGGAGCGCGGCGGCGTTGCCGCACCTCGGGAGACGCTCGGGGCCGACGATACGGCTCACCGATGCCTCGGGCTAGAGACGGGCCCAGGCGGTCGCTACTTACACCGAAATCGTGCCCGGGGGGGAGTTTGTCACTTGGGCTGCTCGATGCAGCAGCCCGTGAGGCAGTAGAAGCCGGCGTCGCAGGGGTCCTGGCCGGGCAGGCCGCAGGGCTGGACGCCGTCCTCGCACTGCGCGGGGGGGTCGCCGGCGTCCGTGCCGCTGTCGGGCGTCCCTCCGTCGGGCGTCTCGAAGCACTCGGGCGGCAGCTCGTCCTTGCCGACGCAGAGCTCGCACTTGCCACATTCGTTGTAGCAGGCGCCCTTCACCTGCGTGCAGGGGGAGCACTTCTTGTCCTGGTCCGGCGTGCCGAGGGCGTCGAGGGTGCAGGCGGAGTTGCCGAGGCCGTCCTCGGTGCCGAGCCAGACCGGGCCGTACTCCTGGCCATTCTTGTAGAGCACGCAGCAGCCGAAGCAATCGCAGCCGTTCGGGGTGAGGTCCGGGCACATCTGCTCGCAGGTCGCCGGCTGGTTGTTGAGCAGCTCGTCGCAGCTCAGGCCGGTGCCCGGCGTGTTCGCGTTCTGGTTGTACTGGCACGCGGCGCCGTTCCACCACTCGGGGTAGTAGTCCGGCCCGACGGACTTCGGGTCGCATTGGTGGTTCCAGTAGCACTCGTCGTTGCCGGAGCCCGAGTTCGAGTCCCAGAAGCAATCCTGGGTGCAGGCGGGCCCGCTGCCGCCGGGGATGCCGACGCCGAGGCCGGTCTCGGTGTTGTCGCAGGGGCCGAGGCACTCCGGGTCCTGCCAGTCGATGAGGCCGTCGCCGTCGTCGTCGATCGTGTTGCCGCACTGATAGACCTGGTTGACGCACGCGGCCTGGACGAAGCCGCCGTCCGGCCCGCCCCAGCCATCGGGCCCTGCGTCGAAGGCGCCCGTGCCGCCCACGCCGCCGCCTGCGCCGCCCGTGCCGCCCGTGCCGCCCATGCCGCCGGTGGAGATCCCGCCGCCGCTCGCGCCGGAGCCGCTCGCGCCGGAGCCGGAGGTATTCGTCTGGGGATCGTCGCTACAGCCGACCGCAATGACGGAGGCGAGCAGCGGGCTCGCGAGGAGCAAGACGATTGCATTTCTGGAGAAGGACGGCATGTAAAGTCTCCTTGGCGGAAGCTCTGGCTCCGGGGGGCTCGGGTTCCCCGGGCCGTGTCCACGGACGCACGACTGCGAAAGCAGAGTGCACGAGACGCGCCAGGGGTGCAAGACGGGAAGGGCCGCCGAAAAGGCTCATTTCGTGCGCCCCGCGTGGTGGATGGTGGTTGCCCGAGTGACCAGGCATCGTTATCCGTCGGGGGCGCCGGAGGTGGGCCGGGTTATCCGATCAGGCGACGAGCGCGACGGCGGACCAGAGGACGTGGACCGCGGCGTGCGAGAGCATCGCGGCCTCGAGGCTCCGGCGGACGTAGAGCCAGCCGAAGGCGAGGCCGGCCAATGCATTCAAAACGAGGATACGCGCCACGACGGGGGGCGAGAGCGGGATTCCTTGCGCGATCACGGCGGGCAGGTGACCTGCGCCAAAAAGGACGGCGGCGAGCGCGACGGCGGTCGCGAGCATCCACGCGGCGGGGGGCTCTTCGGGCTTGCCGCCGATCTTGTAGAGGATCCAGGCGAGGAAGGTGGCGAGCCCCCAGCGCATGAGGAGCTCCTCGGTGATCCCGCCATAAAGGACGCCCATGACCGTGAAGCCGAGGGTCCGCCCGCTGGTGATACGGAGATTGCGCCCGGCCTCGCCCAGGACAGGGAGCGTGAAATGGTCGATGGCGAGGATCA
Proteins encoded:
- a CDS encoding type II CAAX prenyl endopeptidase Rce1 family protein, which translates into the protein MPNRLPFWKPFGLLFAMGALGITSLVPILVPQLQRQIETLAAGKPLPPLPVLVAASLLQPLLLLALAVAGGVALAPRLRLRSHLAAWAADHPAETRPFAREVPIALGLALLTALLILAIDHFTLPVLGEAGRNLRITSGRTLGFTVMGVLYGGITEELLMRWGLATFLAWILYKIGGKPEEPPAAWMLATAVALAAVLFGAGHLPAVIAQGIPLSPPVVARILVLNALAGLAFGWLYVRRSLEAAMLSHAAVHVLWSAVALVA